The Sulfurospirillum tamanense DNA window AAAGTAGCCAATCAATGTTTGTACCAATAAATCAATTTTTGGATTACCATTTGGATCAAATTTAATATATTTAAAGTGTAAATTAACATCAATACCATCTACCACATTAGTATGTTGAACTTTATCAAAAATATTGTCATAATATTTTTGTGAAATTTTCAAATATTTATCTAAATTCATCTATGACTCCCTTCTGCCATCACCGCCCACTCACCCTTTCTGGCACTCCCAATTCTTTGGAGTCTGTTTTCTTTTTTAAGATTTGCGAGTTGTTTTTCTATGGCTCTTGTGGTAAGTTGTAATTCTGTTGCTAACATTTTTATGGTTGCTTTTGGATTTTTCTGAAGATACAAAAGAATTGCCTCATCCGTATTTACCGAACTTTTTTCCGAACTAATCACCGAACTTTCGATGCTTTTCAAAATAACCTCAAGCATAAACTCCACAAATGGAGTACTCTCTCCAAGCGCACTTGAAGCCTCTATCGCTTCATAATATCTCTCTTGATAATCCCTTACCACACTCTCAACTGGCACAGCCAAAAAAGCTTCTTTCCAGCTATATAAAATCACACTTTGCCATAGCCTACCGATTCTTCCATTGCCATCACTAAAGGGATGAATAAACTCAAACTCGTAGTGAAACACGCTACTTTTTATAAGAGGATGTTCGTCAGTATTTTGAAGCCACTCAAACAGGTTACTCATCAAAATCGGCACTTTGCCACAAGGGGGAGCTACGTGCGCTACTCCGTCTTTACCGCCCACGGCAACATTTACCGCCCTAAAGACTCCCGGTGTTTTTAACACTCCTTGCATGAGCAACTTATGGGCTTTTAGTAAGTCGTTCATATTTTTGTGGTCGTAGTTTTCAAACTCTTTATACGCCCTGATTGCCCCCTCGACTTCTGTAATCTCCTGAAACGTACCTAAAACTCTTTTACCCTCTAATATTGCAGTAATTTTCTCTTCACCTAAAAAATTACCCTCTATCTCCAAGGTTCCTGCCAATGTTTTAATGCGGTTGATTCTACGAAGTTTTAGCGTAATAAGTTCGTTTAGGTTTACTTCTATCCTCCCCATCTTTTCACTTATTCTTGCAATAAGATTTGCTATTTTGCTCGTTATGGTATAGGGTGGCTTGTAGTTCATCTGTCAATCTCCCGTTGCGGTTCCAAATACTCCTGACTACGTGTCATTACCCACCTTTCACGCTAAAATACTGCAAACCTTTACATGTAAGCCCCTAAAAACACTCCCGCATGATGGTGCCTATCTCTTCCTTGGTGACGCTTTCTTTAGC harbors:
- a CDS encoding Fic family protein, which codes for MGRIEVNLNELITLKLRRINRIKTLAGTLEIEGNFLGEEKITAILEGKRVLGTFQEITEVEGAIRAYKEFENYDHKNMNDLLKAHKLLMQGVLKTPGVFRAVNVAVGGKDGVAHVAPPCGKVPILMSNLFEWLQNTDEHPLIKSSVFHYEFEFIHPFSDGNGRIGRLWQSVILYSWKEAFLAVPVESVVRDYQERYYEAIEASSALGESTPFVEFMLEVILKSIESSVISSEKSSVNTDEAILLYLQKNPKATIKMLATELQLTTRAIEKQLANLKKENRLQRIGSARKGEWAVMAEGSHR